Below is a genomic region from Methanobacterium sp..
GATGATTGATCTTGGGTCCGAATGTGATAAATTATTTTAATTTAAAAAATCATCTAATTTTCAAGGAGGAAATTTATGCCTAAAATCGAAATCGATCCAAAATTGTGCAGCAAGTGCGGTACCTGTGTAACCAACTGCCCGGTGGGTATCTTCCAGCAGGCGGATGATGATTCAGTACCCCTGGTGGTGGATACTGATAAATGTATACTCTGCGGCATGTGTGTGGATAACTGTCCCAAGGATGCAGTGAAGCACGAGAATTTTTAGATCATACTATTTTACTTTTTAGATTTACCTATTTGCTTATTTCATCAAAAACCTGTTATTCTATCTGAGAATGGTGATTATTATCTAAAAATTGATTATCTATCTGAAAGAGGTGATTAATCCTTCCAAATCACATGGTGAGATCTCATAACTTGCCAGATTACCTGTAATTATAACTTTACACCTGTTTCTAGGGGTGGACTTGGTTTTACTGAAACTGATAACCATCCGGTCCTCCATAACCTTTATTTGATCCACATCATCATGGGAAATATCAAAGGATTCCTCTGTACCATCTAGATAATGCACAGTTAACATACCCACATCCATAACTAATCACCCCTTTTTTTTTATTTACATCAAGTCTAAGTATTTCAACTTTTTATCAGGTTTCCAATCAACAATTTCAACTTTTTCAGACCCCACTCATTCAATTCATAATTTCAGTACCTTATTGAGGTCTATACTTTTATGGGGTATACTTCTATAGAGTCTATACTTTATTTCTACCATTTCCTAACCATATACTTAGTTGAGTAGGTATTTATTGAGTGGAGCCCCTAAATCACTTAGATCCTTTTTTTATAGGATAATTCTTTAAATGTGATTATAAATTTAGTTCCATGGCTTCTATCGAGCTTGATCTCACCATCCAGTTGTTCTGTTAAACTATTTACCAGTTGCAGGCCAAGTGATACTGGGTGTTTGAAATCGAAATCCATGGGAATACCAATTCCATTATCACTTATTACCATCCTATATTCTCCATGGTCTTTTTTAATGGATACATACACTTCTCCTTCCCTACCATGGGGGAATGCGTATTTTAGGCTGTTGGAAAACAGTTCACTTATTATCAGCCCACAGGGAACCGCAGTCTCCATATTCAGGTCAACATCATCCACCTCTACCTTAAAGTTAACATTCTGTATGGTGCTGTATGAGTAGAATAAATCGGAAACAAGTCTCTGGACGTACTCTTCGAATTTAATATGGGTGAAGTCCTTGGATTGGTATAGTTTTTCATGGATCATGGCCATGGACTTAACCCGGTTCTGACTCTCCTTTAAAACATCTAGAGCAACTTCTTCATCATCTTTCAAATGCTGGCTTTGTAGACTGAGTAAACTGGATATGATCTGCATGTTATTTTTCACCCGGTGGTGTATCTCCTTAATCAGGATCTTCTTCTCATTTATTGATGATTTTAAGTTATCAATGGCGTTCTTCCTTTCAGTTGTATCGGTGGCAATCACCAGGACAGAATTAATTTCACCATCTTTTTTTATGGGGACTAATTGTGATTCAACCCAGCTGTACTCATCCTTTCTGTTAATCAATTTGTACTGGAATGGTTTCACAGTCTCTCCCTTTAAAGCATGTGAAAATTTTTCCCGCTGAAAGGTGCTGTCTTCTGAGGGGAATATTCCCAGTTCAGAGAAGTTTCGACCAATTAATTTTCCAGGGGATACGCCGGTAAATTCGGCGGCAGCACTGTTAACATCCAGAATAACACCATTTAAATCCACAAGTATGGTGTAGTTTGGATTGGATTCAAAAAGAGTGCGGTATTTCTCTTCATTATCCTGCAGTGCTTTTTCCGCATATTTACGCTGGGTGATATCCATTAACATACCAGATATGATCTTATCTGTTAGATTAGCACTTATTAACATGTTAATTGTGTTACCAATATGGGAAACCATTTCTAATTCATATTGGTCTAATTTACCATCAGTTTTAAGTTTGCCAATGAATTCCTGCCTTTTTTCAGGATTTTTATATAAATCCGTGATTTTGTTTGCCTTGAGATCCTCCACACTTTCGAATTTCAAAATTTTAGTTGCAGATTGATTGGCAAAAAGTATATCCCCGGCTAGATTGGTTTTATATATACCAACCATGGAATTATCCACCAGTTCCCTGTAACTTTTTTCACTTAAAAATAACGATTTTTCAGTAAGTAACTGGCGAAGGAGCACCATCAAAATGATTGTTCCCACCACTAATTCCATTAACCCTATATTTGGTTGAGATTGGATTTTATTGGCCCATACGAGTAATATGAATGCAATCATGGCCCATATAAGGGGTAAATAAGAATCGAGGCTTGATCTGGTGGCGTAGGGTAAATATTCAATATATTTATAAAGGTTATATTTTTTATCACTGGCCTGTAAAATGGCTGCTAAACCCACCAATAACAAACCCAGGATCCATCCGGTGTCCAGTAAACCCCCTGAAATGTAGGTTCCCTGTAATGTCTGGTAGGAGTAAATACAATCACTTACAATTTGACAGATCACTCCCAAACCAAGAAGTATCAGTGGATCGTAGTATTCTTCTTTAAACCGACCATATATGAGTCTTATAAGGGCGAAAAACAGGACAAAATCACCAATAATATAGGTTATGGCTATTAAACTACCTAAAAACCCTTCTGGATTGGAAAGATTAGGTTCTATTAAGAAAATCCAGAAAATAAGGCCCACTGTCAATATCACGATTCCCATTTCCAGAATGATTTTAAGTTCTTCCAAGTGGCTGAAGTTATCTCTAGGCAGGAAAAAGATACCCAGGGCAAAAAGAGGATAAAATAACAGGTAAAAAATATCGGCTACCGATGGGAATGGATTATGATTATACCCCAACTCTAAAACGCCCCAGGTTATATCTCCCAGAGCATAGCATAAAACTGCAACTGCCATGAGCATCCAGGCAATTTGCACATGCCGGCCCTCTTTTTGGGAGCAATAGGATGCATAGAACAAAGTAATACTCACCAGTAATCCAATTATGGGGCTTGCCAGATCACCGAAAATCATTCTGAGAGTTGGTTCGTCCTGCAGGAGCAGTGAAATAACTACAAAACTAATTACGATAATAACTGATAAAAAAACTGCATTTTTAAAGGATATCAATGGTTTTTTATTCATTTTAACACTTTAAGATAGTTTCACCTATTTGCCGTGTTTTCCAGGATTAACTGGGAAATTTGTTCTGGCATGGAAGCCATGGGTACGTGGGATGTGGGTAACTCCAGATAAGTCCATTCCTGGGGGTGGGATGCAATTTTTTCCCGGGCTACATGGGTTACAGTTACAAACTCGCTTTCTGTGCAGAGAATATAAATTTTAGGTAAGCGGTTTAGTACCTGTGGGTTGAATTCCAGTTTTTCCACATAGGGAGGTGCTGGCTCCAGCCCAGCAAAGGACAGGGGGTCACGACCACCAAGAGCAATCAGATCAAAGAGTGATTGTCCCGGATCAGGTAATGCAGCATCAACGTAGACCAGACTGCTGATCTTATCCGGCATCATGGTGGCAACACCAGTGATAACCATCCCCCCGTAACTGTGCCCCACCAGTACCACATTCTCCAGATGATTTCCAGTTATAATGGTTGAAATCTCTTCAATATGCTCAGTTAGATTGCTCTGGTGTTCATCCTTTAGTGTGGGTGCAAAAACCTGATTGTTATATGTCTGGAGGGAGGGGATAATGGGATCCCATATCCGACCGCCCATCTTGCCGTCAGGAGTATGAATATTGCTTTTAGCAAGTTTGTTCCATGTTTCAGTGGACATGTTACCTCCATGGACCAGTACATAGGTACTTGCTTGAGCCTTCATTTTAAATTCTCTCCTTACTTATCATTCCCTGATTTTAATATGGTAATTATATTTAATATAATTTTATAACATGGATAACGTGGAAAAACAGCCTTATTAAACTGAAAATAAGTTAATCAGAGGTTTTGGGTGATATTAATAAAAAAACAAGTATTATAATAAAATTATCCAAAAAAATATTAGAAGGATCCTATTTTTTTAAAAAAAGGGATTAATATCCATTAAATGTTAATCCCTGGTATTAAATGTTAATTTCGGGTTAGTAATAGGTATTTAGGGGGTTGATTTCAGCCTTGTTGAATGGGGGGAGCTCTGTAACAGGTCGTTGGATTCTCCTTCTTTCAACATCAATCTCATATCAACTGCCAATGCCCCTTCTCCTTCATCAAATACCATTAATGGGTTGATTTCAAACTCGTTGATCTCTGGGAAGTCAGTTACCAGTTGTGAGATTCTCAGGATTATATCTGCTATGGATTCAACATCCCTGGCATTTGCTCCTCGAGCCCCTTCCAGGAGTTCATGAGTTTTGATATTCTTTATCATATCCTTTGCTTCTGCTTCATTTACAGGGGCGATGGCAAATTTAACATCTTCCAGGACTTCCACGTATATACCACCCAGCCCAAACATGAGCATGGAACCAAAGGTGGGGTCCTGCACCATACCAATGATCACTTCAGTACCACCGGATAACATCTTCTGTAACTGAACCCCCTCCAGATCTGCTTCTGGCTCTTTCAGGGGTATGTTTTCCATCATGTCACAGTATGTGGCTTTAACTTCCTGGGCATTCTTCAGGTTAAGTTTAATCCCACCCACATCTGATTTGTGTGAAATCTGTGGGGAGACTATCTTCATAACCAGGGGATATCCTATTTCTTCAGCAGCTTTAACTGTCTCTTCAGATGTTTTGGTGATGGCAGTCCCCACTGTGGGTATCCCATATGCTTTTAAGATATCCAGTGACTCCAGACCCAGGGTGTGCTTGCCTTTTTCCCTTGCATCTTCAATAATGTTTTTCACCAGATTTTTATCCACATCAAATTCCGGAGATTTAGGATATTCCTGTTCCCGGATGATGGTGTAATCATAAAGGGTTTTCATACTCTTAACCGCCCTTTTGGGATACAAGTAGTTGGGTACCTGTTTAGCTGCCAGGAGTTTTTCAGCCCCTTCAAAACGTGTCCCTCCAAAGAAACTGCATAAAATAGGTTTTTCAGTTTTACTCGTGTGTTCAATGGCAACCTGGGCAATTCCCTCAGGGTCAGTGACTGATTGGGGTGTTACCAGGTAGATCACCCCATCCACATTGGGATCTGCCAGGACAGTGTCCAGGGTGAAGGCGTATCTTTCTGGGCTGGCATCACCCAGCACATCCACAGGATTTTTAACACTGGCAGTGGCGGGTAGTCCGTCATTCAATTTTTCTTTAGTTTCCGTGGTGAGTTCAGCTAGTTCAAGTCCGGCCTTTATTGCAGCGTCAGTGGTCATAATAGCCGGACCACCGGCATTGGTGATTATGGCTATTTTGTTCCCTTTAGGGAGGGGGGATAGTGCCAGGGCACTGCTGTAGTCCATCATTTCATCCAGGGAATTCACCCGTATGATCCCGCACTGGGAGAAGGCTGCTTCATAGGCCGAGTCAGATCCGGCAATGGTACCGGTGTGGGAGGAAACTGCTTCTGATCCCTTGGAAGTTGTTCCAGATTTAATAACCAGAACTGGTTTTTTTCGGGAGGCAGCTCTGCAGGCCTCTATGAAACCGGGACCATCAACAATACCTTCCAGGTAGGCGGTTATCACTTCGGTGTTCTCATCATCCATGAAATCCTTCATACAATCATTTTCATTGATCACTGCCTTGTTTCCCAGGCTAACGATCCTGGAAAATCCTATATTCTTTTTATCAGCATAATCCAGGATAGCAGCCATGATAGCTCCGGACTGGGTCATGAAGGATATTTTACCTATATGGGCGATGTCTGATGAGAATGACGCGTTCATGTCATTGTATGTGTCCATTATGCCCAGACAGTTGGGTCCCACCAGTTTAATCTGGTATTCCTTGCATATTTCCACCAGCTGGTTTTCCAGCATGGCTCCTTCTGTGTCAACCTCTTTAAATCCTGCTGAAATCACAACGATGTTCTTTATTCCAGTTTCTCCACATTCTTCAACTGTTGAGGGTATCAGGTGGGAGGGTATGACAATTACTGCCAGGTCCACTGGACCGTGTTCTTTAATGGATTTGTAAGCGGGAATTCCGAGTACTTCGCCGCCTTTAGGATTAATTGGGATAATTTTTCCTTTATAATAATTTAAAAGAGATATCATTAAGTCATAACCAATTTTACCCTTAGTTTCTGATGCACCTATTACTGCAACTGATTTAGCATTAAACATATCAAGCATGTTATCACCTATTCATCTTTAATAATTATAGGGTCCCCTATTTATTATATTCGGGTAATCTGGGGGTTTATCCAGAAAATACTTATAGATAAAGTACTAACTTACTTAATACTCTTTATAATCCTTTTATTTTAGAATCAGAATTAAAACAATTTTATTAAATTAGGGATTGATCTACGATCATTTTTACATATTAACTGGATAGTATAATTTCGAAAATTAATTATTCATTTTGGGTGAATTAGTTTCATTAATGTGAGTGTCAATATGACCCGCAATGAAACAACATTTCAAGATTATTTTTTCCAGGAAAATAAATATTATTCCATTTGCATTGAACAATACTTGGAAGAAATGTACTGTTGAATCAATAATTTCTACAATTAACTAATATTTTTTATTTATACCTTGTGTGAAGAACCACTTCGTTATAGGATAGTATTTTCTCCGCCCGGTGAACTTATTTTTGGATTTTAGGATCTAAAACAAGCTAAAAAACAATATAAGGAAAACATAGTATATAAATTTACCTTATATTGTTTAAGGAATAGTATTTGAAACAAAGAGTAACAGATAATAAATTTTTATTTATATTATTTTTAAGATTCTCTTACATGTCTATGTCAACAGTTAAAAAATGCATTTGAGACTTTATCTAATGTTTAAATAATTAAATTGAGTTAACAACTATTAAAACCACATTTAATCACTAATTTTCCTTTTTTAATAATATTACCATAATAAAATATTTAAGTATATTAAATTACTATTCATACTGGGAGGCAATATTCATGTCAAATAAAAAAATCAAAGATAATCCTTCTTTTGTGGAAATGCGTAAACAGATGAATGGGATAAAAACCTTAAAAGCCATACATGATTTTACATCTATGTTTGGATTAACAACTCCTGAAATTTCAGAAGCATTTTCGGCATTACCCGATTTTTCGGAATATGAATCATTGTTTGAGACTCCAGATCAGTTTAATGAACATTTTGTTAAACTTGGATGGGTAGCACATGATTCAATGAGTGTTGAAGTAATGAAAAATGCTGTTGACTTGGCAGAAAAAGGTGATTTAGACAAAGCAGAAGAGTTATTGGTTGAGTATTATGATGAAGATAATCTTAAACTACAACTAATAAAACTGAACGGCGTTCCAGAATTTAGGATACGTATGGATCTTATTTTAAATGCAAAAATGGATTATCTTGAAGGAAGGTATCATGCATGCATCCCAGTTGTACTTATGATGATGGATGGAGTTGTTGCGGATATTGAACAAAAAGGATTTTTCGCTGATGGGACAGACCTTGAAGCTTGGGATAGTATTGCAGGTCATAGTTCAGGCCTCGCAATGCTTAAAGAAACTCTATTTAAAACCCGTAGAAAAACAACAGCAGAAGAAATTGATATTCCTTATCGAAATGGCATATTACATGGGCGAGATTTAGGATATGCAAACAGAAAATTAGCTGCAAAATGTTGGGCAGCTCTTTTTTCGGTTAATGATATGATTTTGAGTAGAAGA
It encodes:
- a CDS encoding ferredoxin family protein; its protein translation is MPKIEIDPKLCSKCGTCVTNCPVGIFQQADDDSVPLVVDTDKCILCGMCVDNCPKDAVKHENF
- a CDS encoding PAS domain S-box protein; the protein is MNKKPLISFKNAVFLSVIIVISFVVISLLLQDEPTLRMIFGDLASPIIGLLVSITLFYASYCSQKEGRHVQIAWMLMAVAVLCYALGDITWGVLELGYNHNPFPSVADIFYLLFYPLFALGIFFLPRDNFSHLEELKIILEMGIVILTVGLIFWIFLIEPNLSNPEGFLGSLIAITYIIGDFVLFFALIRLIYGRFKEEYYDPLILLGLGVICQIVSDCIYSYQTLQGTYISGGLLDTGWILGLLLVGLAAILQASDKKYNLYKYIEYLPYATRSSLDSYLPLIWAMIAFILLVWANKIQSQPNIGLMELVVGTIILMVLLRQLLTEKSLFLSEKSYRELVDNSMVGIYKTNLAGDILFANQSATKILKFESVEDLKANKITDLYKNPEKRQEFIGKLKTDGKLDQYELEMVSHIGNTINMLISANLTDKIISGMLMDITQRKYAEKALQDNEEKYRTLFESNPNYTILVDLNGVILDVNSAAAEFTGVSPGKLIGRNFSELGIFPSEDSTFQREKFSHALKGETVKPFQYKLINRKDEYSWVESQLVPIKKDGEINSVLVIATDTTERKNAIDNLKSSINEKKILIKEIHHRVKNNMQIISSLLSLQSQHLKDDEEVALDVLKESQNRVKSMAMIHEKLYQSKDFTHIKFEEYVQRLVSDLFYSYSTIQNVNFKVEVDDVDLNMETAVPCGLIISELFSNSLKYAFPHGREGEVYVSIKKDHGEYRMVISDNGIGIPMDFDFKHPVSLGLQLVNSLTEQLDGEIKLDRSHGTKFIITFKELSYKKRI
- a CDS encoding alpha/beta hydrolase, yielding MKAQASTYVLVHGGNMSTETWNKLAKSNIHTPDGKMGGRIWDPIIPSLQTYNNQVFAPTLKDEHQSNLTEHIEEISTIITGNHLENVVLVGHSYGGMVITGVATMMPDKISSLVYVDAALPDPGQSLFDLIALGGRDPLSFAGLEPAPPYVEKLEFNPQVLNRLPKIYILCTESEFVTVTHVAREKIASHPQEWTYLELPTSHVPMASMPEQISQLILENTANR
- a CDS encoding acetate--CoA ligase family protein, translated to MLDMFNAKSVAVIGASETKGKIGYDLMISLLNYYKGKIIPINPKGGEVLGIPAYKSIKEHGPVDLAVIVIPSHLIPSTVEECGETGIKNIVVISAGFKEVDTEGAMLENQLVEICKEYQIKLVGPNCLGIMDTYNDMNASFSSDIAHIGKISFMTQSGAIMAAILDYADKKNIGFSRIVSLGNKAVINENDCMKDFMDDENTEVITAYLEGIVDGPGFIEACRAASRKKPVLVIKSGTTSKGSEAVSSHTGTIAGSDSAYEAAFSQCGIIRVNSLDEMMDYSSALALSPLPKGNKIAIITNAGGPAIMTTDAAIKAGLELAELTTETKEKLNDGLPATASVKNPVDVLGDASPERYAFTLDTVLADPNVDGVIYLVTPQSVTDPEGIAQVAIEHTSKTEKPILCSFFGGTRFEGAEKLLAAKQVPNYLYPKRAVKSMKTLYDYTIIREQEYPKSPEFDVDKNLVKNIIEDAREKGKHTLGLESLDILKAYGIPTVGTAITKTSEETVKAAEEIGYPLVMKIVSPQISHKSDVGGIKLNLKNAQEVKATYCDMMENIPLKEPEADLEGVQLQKMLSGGTEVIIGMVQDPTFGSMLMFGLGGIYVEVLEDVKFAIAPVNEAEAKDMIKNIKTHELLEGARGANARDVESIADIILRISQLVTDFPEINEFEINPLMVFDEGEGALAVDMRLMLKEGESNDLLQSSPHSTRLKSTP
- a CDS encoding zinc chelation protein SecC, whose translation is MSNKKIKDNPSFVEMRKQMNGIKTLKAIHDFTSMFGLTTPEISEAFSALPDFSEYESLFETPDQFNEHFVKLGWVAHDSMSVEVMKNAVDLAEKGDLDKAEELLVEYYDEDNLKLQLIKLNGVPEFRIRMDLILNAKMDYLEGRYHACIPVVLMMMDGVVADIEQKGFFADGTDLEAWDSIAGHSSGLAMLKETLFKTRRKTTAEEIDIPYRNGILHGRDLGYANRKLAAKCWAALFSVNDMILSRRKKHEEKPKVTLKNIMNQYAETKRLKESLIRWEPRKLVVNADFPESGKPEDYDKDSPERATVEFLDYWMRENFGLMVNKVPFIYLDGKTHGKLAGEFRKAFDGQKLINYKILDVIDEAAAISEVNLELEIQTTDGILSDKTTFRLCFEEKNGKIMIRGEDGGSWKIVFGYQKFFN